One Agelaius phoeniceus isolate bAgePho1 chromosome 6, bAgePho1.hap1, whole genome shotgun sequence DNA window includes the following coding sequences:
- the GCHFR gene encoding GTP cyclohydrolase 1 feedback regulatory protein isoform X2, translated as MPYLLISTQIRLEAGPTMVGDEHSDPHLMSILGATKRSTLGNNFCEYYVNDAPRVVLDKLESLGYRVVSMTGVGQTLVWCLHRE; from the exons ATGCCGTACCTGCTCATTAGCACCCAAATCCGCCTG GAGGCTGGGCCCACCATGGTGGGCGATGAGCACTCGGATCCCCACCTGATGAGCATCCTGGGGGCCACAAAGAGGAGCACACTGGGGAACAACTT CTGTGAGTACTACGTGAACGACGCTCCGCGCGTGGTCCTGGACAAGCTGGAGAGCCTCGGCTACCGCGTGGTCAGCATGACTGGCGTGGGCCAGACCCTGGTCTGGTGCCTCCACAGGGAATAG
- the GCHFR gene encoding GTP cyclohydrolase 1 feedback regulatory protein isoform X1, translating to MDEVQEGIHGLLALEGTAWSSRAQSALRDFGSSALYQRGKANISSVKPGIELRLEPSREAGPTMVGDEHSDPHLMSILGATKRSTLGNNFCEYYVNDAPRVVLDKLESLGYRVVSMTGVGQTLVWCLHRE from the exons ATGGATGAGGTACAGGAAGGGATACATGGATTATTGGCACTGGAGggaacagcctggagcagcagggctcagtCTGCCCTCAGAGACTTTGGAAGCTCTGCTCTTTACCAAAGGGGCAAAGCAAACATTTCCAGTGTGAAACCTGGCATTGAGCTGAGGCTGGAACCTTCCCGG GAGGCTGGGCCCACCATGGTGGGCGATGAGCACTCGGATCCCCACCTGATGAGCATCCTGGGGGCCACAAAGAGGAGCACACTGGGGAACAACTT CTGTGAGTACTACGTGAACGACGCTCCGCGCGTGGTCCTGGACAAGCTGGAGAGCCTCGGCTACCGCGTGGTCAGCATGACTGGCGTGGGCCAGACCCTGGTCTGGTGCCTCCACAGGGAATAG
- the DNAJC17 gene encoding dnaJ homolog subfamily C member 17 isoform X1 encodes MAVDKELLERDLYGLLGIGEKASEKEVKTAFRQKALTCHPDKNPDNPRAAEIFHQLSQALAVLTDAAARAAYDRVRKAKKEAAARTQKLDEKRKKVKLDLEAREREAQSQENEEEEIRITRSLEEEIIRLREEGSRQLEEQQRLVREQIRLERERHSRGKQERNGAEGKITPKLKLRWKCRKEDETGGGYSKDVLLQILQKYGDVLNLLISSRKTGSAVVEFATVKAAEMAVKNEVGLLNNPLKISWLEGQPQSRPSTVLPDSTSQPRSSQASVVSERDYESLVMMRMRQAAERQQLIQQLQREDEEEKSHT; translated from the exons ATGGCGGTGGataaggagctgctggagcggGATCTCTATGGGCTGCTGGGGATCGGCGAGAAGGCGTCCGAGAAGGAG GTGAAGACAGCGTTCCGGCAGAAAGCCCTCACCTGCCACCCGGACAAGAACCCCGACAACCCCCGGGCAG CGGAAATTTTCCACCAGCTGTCCCAGGCCTTGGCCGTGCTCACAGATGCAGCAGCCAGG GCAGCCTATGACAGGGTGAGGAAGGCGAAGAAGGAGGCTGCAGCAAGGACACAGAAACTCGatgagaagaggaagaaagtaAAGCTTG ATCTTGAAGCCAGGGAACGGGAAGCCCAGTCCCAGGAGAACGAAGAGGAGGAGATCAGGATAACCAGATCATTAGAAGAAGAA ATAATCCGCCTGCGGGAGGAGGGCTCCcggcagctggaggagcagcagagactgGTCAGGGAGCAGATCCGCCTGGAAAGGGAGCGGCACAGCCGAG gcAAGCAGGAAAGAAATGGAGCAGAAGGCAAAATAACTCCTAAGCTTAAG CTCAGGTGGAAATGCAGGAAGGAAGATGAGACTGGAGGGGGATACTCCAAAGATGTGCTGCTGCAGATCCTGCAAAAG TACGGTGATGTGCTCAATTTGTTGATCTCCAGCAGGAAGACTGGGAGCGCAGTGGTGGAATTTGCCACGGTGAAGGCAGCT GAGATGGCTGTGAAGAATGAAGTTGGTCTGCTAAATAACCCCCTGAAGATTTCCTGGCTGGAGGGCCAGCCCCAGAGCCGCCCCAGCACCGTCCTCCCTGACAGCAccagccagcccaggagctcACAG gcgTCGGTGGTGTCGGAGCGGGACTACGAGAGCCTGGTGATGATGAGGATGCGCCAGGCGGCCGAGAGGCAGCAgctcatccagcagctccagcggGAAGACGAGGAGGAAAAGTCCCACACTTAG
- the C6H15orf62 gene encoding uncharacterized protein C15orf62 homolog, mitochondrial: protein MDTWRRGSLKSTTFFRRFSLRRHKKLGNQVIILNQNSHTLDTDGQKRECLRDLKDKSEYLSCQSEQNLAKAQAPPKPPRLYLDSSSCPNIIDHTDSHSDLSFSETAPYHKGTPTHKDQATDHGTSEAGLPNSTTLPELADPFLSFKVDLGLSLLEDVLQTLRKQNPRDYAI from the coding sequence ATGGATACTTGGCGCAGGGGGTCCCTCAAGTCCACCACCTTCTTCCGACGCTTCTCCCTCAGGAGGCACAAAAAGCTGGGCAACCAAGTCATCATCCTGAACCAGAACAGCCACACTCTGGACACGGACGGCCAGAAGAGGGAATGCTTGAGGGATCTGAAGGACAAGTCTGAGTACCTGTCCTGTCAGAGCGAGCAGAACCTGGCCAAGGCACAAGCCCCTCCCAAGCCTCCCCGGCTGTACCTGGACAGTTCCAGCTGTCCCAACATCATCGACCACACAGATTCCCACTCCGACCTCTCCTTTTCCGAGACTGCTCCGTACCACAAAGGCACTCCCACGCACAAGGACCAGGCTACGGACCACGGCACCTCAGAGGCAGGTCTCCCAAACAGCACTACTCTTCCTGAGCTGGCTGACCCCTTCCTGTCCTTCAAAGTGGATTTGGGGCTATCTCTCCTCGAGGATGTGCTGCAGACCCTCAGGAAACAGAACCCGAGGGATTACGCCATTTGA
- the DNAJC17 gene encoding dnaJ homolog subfamily C member 17 isoform X2 produces MAVDKELLERDLYGLLGIGEKASEKEVKTAFRQKALTCHPDKNPDNPRAAEIFHQLSQALAVLTDAAARAAYDRVRKAKKEAAARTQKLDEKRKKVKLDLEAREREAQSQENEEEEIRITRSLEEEIIRLREEGSRQLEEQQRLVREQIRLERERHSRGKQERNGAEGKITPKLKLRWKCRKEDETGGGYSKDVLLQILQKYGDVLNLLISSRKTGSAVVEFATVKAAEMAVKNEVGLLNNPLKISWLEGQPQSRPSTVLPDSTSQPRSSQLGAQCMREAAVSETSLLLPGG; encoded by the exons ATGGCGGTGGataaggagctgctggagcggGATCTCTATGGGCTGCTGGGGATCGGCGAGAAGGCGTCCGAGAAGGAG GTGAAGACAGCGTTCCGGCAGAAAGCCCTCACCTGCCACCCGGACAAGAACCCCGACAACCCCCGGGCAG CGGAAATTTTCCACCAGCTGTCCCAGGCCTTGGCCGTGCTCACAGATGCAGCAGCCAGG GCAGCCTATGACAGGGTGAGGAAGGCGAAGAAGGAGGCTGCAGCAAGGACACAGAAACTCGatgagaagaggaagaaagtaAAGCTTG ATCTTGAAGCCAGGGAACGGGAAGCCCAGTCCCAGGAGAACGAAGAGGAGGAGATCAGGATAACCAGATCATTAGAAGAAGAA ATAATCCGCCTGCGGGAGGAGGGCTCCcggcagctggaggagcagcagagactgGTCAGGGAGCAGATCCGCCTGGAAAGGGAGCGGCACAGCCGAG gcAAGCAGGAAAGAAATGGAGCAGAAGGCAAAATAACTCCTAAGCTTAAG CTCAGGTGGAAATGCAGGAAGGAAGATGAGACTGGAGGGGGATACTCCAAAGATGTGCTGCTGCAGATCCTGCAAAAG TACGGTGATGTGCTCAATTTGTTGATCTCCAGCAGGAAGACTGGGAGCGCAGTGGTGGAATTTGCCACGGTGAAGGCAGCT GAGATGGCTGTGAAGAATGAAGTTGGTCTGCTAAATAACCCCCTGAAGATTTCCTGGCTGGAGGGCCAGCCCCAGAGCCGCCCCAGCACCGTCCTCCCTGACAGCAccagccagcccaggagctcACAG CTGGGAGCTCAGTGCATGCGTGAGGCAGCAGTGTCAGAGACATCTCTTCTCCTGCCAGGAGGATAA
- the LOC129122237 gene encoding SITS-binding protein-like, with translation MPLSRHTGQIPESTWTLGFREMTEPWKGAVGCLGVAVFFAMTIGIISWQALEQPPEEWVLRGRDAGMLWERGRGALLLRALPAGRPVLAIAVGSVPATEPPPPRDRCWHDGRQFCYSWEEDAELRLSLEPPAAPGTECYSVRWTPLRPDVTLKDCFSMANVSWYGGPSIRAQRWPLNGAESPAQPLVSSDLSTNPDGFGPLLERYFLGSTGVTVTVAPDVSLLLSLESHRQFCLETPAGRAEPLHYQLCVSADVAAARRHTASAPAGAARTPPDTALLGSPIWRYHGPEGSAAKIKRGLRSLVRRLKRHRLQEGVVALGERGTAVLAAADLVPSGRRKRQAPALVEPLELSITLSPYAGVTSPLFLRSLRGGEAAGYWLSRQPRPGASSIPLLTTWKGQLCARLNVTSEAALGWYLARARRLRQALGATYVAFEGVEGNSFLEQDVPAPAELEGDGYTEALAAALVTLGNGTVISAGSRSSHLPLFVQMSPLRSDWSHAGLKGLIPSVLHYSLLGYNFFIPDAVGGSEAGATPGDQELFVRWLQVVTFLPVMAFGTPPWLCCDTWVLNLTRQCIQRHRDFVVPLLLKYSEEWQSLGYPIFRPAWWLSPTDPVAFTIEDEFLIGDEVLVAPITEKGQTWRDIYLPGEGHLWLDTNTARVFDGGTTLRNYSASLAEVPVFVKTS, from the exons CCGGCCAAATCCCGGAGTCCACCTGGACGCTGGGCTTCAGGGAGATGACGGAGCCGTGGAAAGGCGCCGTGGGCTGCCTCGGCGTGGCCGTCTTCTTCGCCATGACCATCGGCATCATCTCCTGGCAGGCGCTggagcagccgccggaggagTGGGTGCTGCGGGGCCGGGACGCGGGGATGCTGTGGGAGCGCGGCCGCGgggcgctgctgctgcgggCGCTGCCGGCCGGGCGGCCCGTGCTGGCCATCGCCGTGGGCAGCGTGCCCGCCACCGagcccccgccgccccgcgACCGCTGCTGGCACGACGGCCGCCAGTTCTGCTACTCCTGGGAGGAGGACGCCGAGCtccggctgtccctggagccGCCGGCAGCCCCCGGAACCGAGTGCTACAGTGTCCGCTGGACCCCGCTGCGCCCCGACGTGACCCTGAAG GACTGTTTTTCCATGGCCAACGTCTCCTGGTATGGAGGGCCAAGCATCCGTGCCCAGCGCTGGCCCCTCAACggagccgagagccccgcgcagCCCTTGGTGAGCAGCGACCTCAGCACAAATCCCGACGGCTTCGGGCCCCTCCTGGAGAGGTACTTCCTGGGATCCACAG GAGTGACGGTGACAGTGGCTCCTGatgtgtccctgctcctgtctcTGGAGAGCCACCGGCAGTTCTGCCTGGAGACGCCGGCGGGGCGAGCGGAGCCCCTGCACTACCAGCTCTGTGTCAGCGCCGACGTGGCGGCCGCCCGCCGGCACACGGCCAGCGCTCCGGCGGGAGCGGCTCGGACACCGCCGGACACTGCGCTCCTGGG GTCTCCAATCTGGCGCTACCACGGCCCAGAGGGTTCTGCCGCCAAAATCAAGCGAGGCCTGAGGTCGCTGGTGAGGAGGCTGAAGCGGCATCGCCTTCAGGAGGGCGTCGTGGCCCTGGGGGAGCGCGGCACCGCCGTCCTTGCCGCCGCG GACCTGGTGCCCTCGGGGCGCAGGAAGAGGCAGGCCCCGGCGCTGGTGGAACCTCTGGAGCTCTCCATCACGCTGTCCCCGTACGCTGGCGTCACCTCCCCGCTCTTCCTGCGCTCCCTGCGCGGCGGCGAGGCCGCGGGATATTGGCTCAGCCGCCAGCCCCGACCTGGGGCCAGCTCG ATCCCGCTGCTGACCACCTGGAAGGGGCAGCTCTGCGCCCGCCTGAACGTCACCAGTGAGGCAGCGCTGGGCTGGTACCTGGCTCGTGCCCGGCGCCTGCggcaggcactgggggccaCCTACGTGGCCTTCGAAGGAGTGGAGGGCAATTCCTTCCTGGAGCAggatgtccctgctcctgctgagctggAGGGTGATGGATACACTGAGGCGCTGGCGGCGGCGCTGGTGACGCTGGGCAATGGCACCGTCATCAGCGCCGGGAGCAG ATCCAGTCACCTCCCGCTGTTTGTCCAGATGAGCCCCCTGCGCTCTGACTGGAGCCACGCTGGGCTGAAGGGGCtcatcccctctgtgctgcactACAGCCTGCTGGGCTACAACTTCTTCATCCCTGATGCAGTAG GAGGGAGCGAGGCTGGAGCCACGCCAGGGGACCAGGAGCTGTTTGTGAGGTGGCTGCAGGTTGTGACATTCCTGCCCGTGATGGCCTTTGGGACCCcgccctggctctgctgtgacacctgg GTCCTGAATCTGACCCGCCAGTGCATCCAGAGGCACCGGGACTTTGTCGTGCCCCTGCTCCTAAAATACAGTGAGGAGTGGCAGAGTTTGGGATACCCCATCTTCCGTCCTGCCTGGTGGCTCAGCCCCACAGATCCCGTTGCATTCACCATAGAGGATGAGTTCCTTATTGGAGATGAG GTCCTGGTGGCTCCAATAACAGAAAAGGGACAAACGTGGAGGGACATCTACCTGCCAGGAGAGGGGCACCTGTGGCTGGACACCAACACTGCCCGAGTGTTTGATGGTGGCACCACGCTCAGGAATtactctgccagcctggccgAGGTGCCAGTGTTTGTAAAGACCTCCTGA